From the genome of Saccopteryx bilineata isolate mSacBil1 chromosome 6, mSacBil1_pri_phased_curated, whole genome shotgun sequence, one region includes:
- the ID1 gene encoding DNA-binding protein inhibitor ID-1 has protein sequence MKVASGSAAAAAGPSCALKAGKATGGAGEVVRCLSEQSVAISRCAGGPGTRLPALLDEQQVNVLLYDMNGCYSRLKELVPTLPQNRKVSRVEILQHVIDYIWDLELELNSESQVGTTGGRGLPARAPLSTLNGEISALATEAACVPADDRILCR, from the exons ATGAAGGTCGCCAGTGGCAGCGCTGCGGCCGCCGCGGGCCCCAGCTGTGCGCTGAAGGCCGGCAAGGCTACGGGCGGCGCCGGGGAGGTGGTGCGCTGCCTGTCGGAGCAGAGCGTGGCCATCTCGCGCTGCGCGGGCGGCCCCGGGACGCGCCTTCCCGCTCTGCTCGACGAGCAGCAGGTCAACGTGCTGCTCTACGACATGAACGGCTGCTACTCGCGCCTCAAGGAGCTGGTGCCCACCTTGCCCCAGAACCGCAAGGTGAGCAGGGTGGAGATCCTCCAACACGTCATCGACTACATCTGGGACCTGGAGTTAGAACTGAACTCGGAATCTCAAGTCGGGACCACCGGGGGCCGGGGGCTCCCCGCTCGGGCTCCGCTCAGCACCCTCAACGGCGAGATCAGCGCCCTGGCGACCGAG GCGGCATGTGTTCCAGCCGACGATCGCATCTTGTGTCGCTGA